One Roseomonas sp. OT10 DNA window includes the following coding sequences:
- a CDS encoding cytochrome c3 family protein, which yields MAQLFSRDVGRRFRLGLFLGAAALAGLGALGWNAVMGDRAWGIGLPAPQPIGFSHALHAGQIGLDCRYCHATVERAASAGMPAAETCLGCHNQVWNVAATFAPLRTALAFGAPVEWRSVHRLPEHARFHHAAHLAKGVGCATCHGPVETMERTVKVRSLSMGWCLDCHRNPGPELRTEATLWDRAPPPPAPDGGKALVAHYGIPLHRLDDCSTCHR from the coding sequence GTGGCGCAGCTCTTCAGCCGCGACGTCGGCCGGCGGTTCCGCCTCGGCCTGTTCCTGGGCGCGGCCGCACTGGCCGGGCTCGGGGCGCTGGGCTGGAACGCGGTGATGGGCGACCGCGCCTGGGGCATCGGCCTGCCGGCGCCGCAGCCGATCGGCTTCAGCCACGCGCTGCATGCCGGGCAGATCGGGCTCGACTGCCGCTACTGCCACGCCACCGTGGAGCGCGCGGCCAGCGCGGGCATGCCGGCGGCGGAGACCTGCCTCGGCTGCCACAACCAGGTCTGGAACGTCGCCGCCACCTTCGCGCCGCTGCGCACGGCGCTGGCCTTCGGCGCCCCGGTCGAATGGCGCTCCGTCCACCGCCTGCCGGAGCACGCCCGCTTCCACCATGCGGCGCATTTGGCCAAGGGCGTCGGCTGCGCCACCTGCCACGGGCCGGTGGAGACGATGGAGCGCACGGTGAAGGTCCGCAGCCTCTCCATGGGCTGGTGCCTGGACTGCCACCGCAACCCCGGGCCGGAGCTGCGCACCGAGGCGACGCTGTGGGACCGCGCCCCGCCGCCGCCCGCCCCGGATGGTGGCAAGGCGCTGGTGGCGCATTACGGCATCCCGCTGCACCGCCTCGACGACTGCTCGACCTGTCACCGATGA
- a CDS encoding DUF3341 domain-containing protein, with protein MSAAPPGPAGLVAEFTAPGPMLEALREARAAGWTHLDAYAPYPVPEAAELLGVRGHPIGWIALANGVLGFAATYAIQFWLSAVDYPINVGGRPLHAWPAFLVTALTIGILWAAVATLVGMLVLNRLPRLHHPIFGVPGFERAGQDRFLLCLFAEDPLFRGDAAERLLRRHAPRLLLPVPAA; from the coding sequence GTGAGCGCCGCCCCGCCCGGCCCGGCGGGCCTGGTCGCGGAGTTCACCGCGCCCGGCCCGATGCTGGAGGCGCTGCGCGAGGCGCGCGCCGCGGGCTGGACGCATCTCGACGCCTATGCCCCCTACCCCGTGCCGGAGGCCGCCGAGCTGCTGGGCGTTCGCGGCCATCCGATCGGCTGGATCGCGCTGGCCAACGGCGTGCTGGGCTTCGCCGCCACCTACGCGATCCAGTTCTGGCTCTCGGCCGTGGACTACCCGATCAACGTCGGCGGGCGGCCGCTGCATGCCTGGCCGGCCTTCCTCGTCACCGCGCTGACCATCGGCATCCTCTGGGCCGCGGTGGCGACGCTGGTGGGCATGCTGGTCCTCAACCGCCTGCCGCGGCTGCACCATCCGATCTTCGGCGTGCCCGGCTTCGAGCGCGCGGGCCAGGACCGCTTCCTGCTCTGCCTCTTCGCCGAGGATCCGCTCTTCCGGGGCGATGCCGCCGAGCGCCTGCTGCGCCGCCACGCGCCGCGGCTGCTGCTTCCGGTGCCCGCGGCATGA
- a CDS encoding 4Fe-4S dicluster domain-containing protein, translated as MSGFREPPLWRSPDPAEPVPPEPSALPLPDRRGVLRLTAASLALAAAAGCDEAEQPGDPLHAPARAAPPAGDGLVATALELEGLARGVLVRLVGGRPVKVLGNPAHPASLGATDVFAEAAVLTAHDPNRSLQPRREGRPARAFPGLREALGLRDGDGAGLRILTGPSASPTLRRLAEAAVAAWPGARWHVHDPLRDAGAAEGMRLAFGQGAVPLYDLARARCVLSLGADVLGEGPAQIRHARDWSRARAEGRAAGRLPTLIAVESTPGLTGAKADRRLALRPAEVEPFARAVAASLGVTLAAPPPAHPEAAAIAAALRRAGPEALVAAGRGQPAVVHALAAAMNAALGSQAVRYVAPILPEAPGIAPLLEEMAAGEVRHLLLVGVNPAYDTPGFAAALARVPASLHAGLYVDETALLAAWHLPLAHALEAWGDARAFDGTAAIRQPATLPMRPEMRSAEAILADLAGLPGDGRATVQETWRAAWGEAGFEERWNAALEAGVIEGTAAPALEVAPRPGWDPGPSPAPPPGMAAVFVPDPGAGDGSGADNAWLQELPRPLTKLAWGNAALLSPATAEALGLRAGDEVEIALDGRSVTAPVWPTPGHAPDTVTLPLGQGRPTAPGAEAGTGFDAYRLRGPTPRWVAHGVTLRPTGERRRVIATQSHHTLDHPGAVRTVNPGGTVPAPPEAPSLYPGWEYRETAWGMAIDLDSCIGCNACVLACQAENNIPVVGPEEVARGREMHWLRIDRYHAGPAEAPETHFQPVPCMHCEKAPCEPACPVNATVHDSDGLNVMVYARCIGTRTCSNNCPYKVRRFNWVEYARQPGAAPVRAPDVPRRVRGVMEKCTYCSHRIANARGAASAEGRPLRGEEVTTACQQACPTQAIAFGDLNDPGSAVARARREGRHYAMLDQLALRPRTTYLARVMPPEDGA; from the coding sequence ATGAGCGGCTTCCGCGAGCCCCCACTGTGGCGCAGCCCCGACCCGGCCGAGCCGGTGCCGCCGGAGCCCTCGGCGCTGCCGCTGCCCGACCGGCGCGGCGTGCTGCGGCTGACCGCCGCCTCGCTGGCCCTGGCCGCGGCGGCCGGCTGCGACGAGGCGGAGCAGCCGGGCGACCCGCTGCACGCCCCCGCCCGCGCCGCACCGCCCGCCGGCGACGGACTGGTGGCGACGGCGCTGGAGCTGGAGGGGCTGGCGCGCGGGGTGCTGGTGCGGCTGGTGGGCGGGCGGCCGGTGAAGGTGCTGGGCAACCCCGCGCATCCGGCCAGCCTGGGCGCCACCGACGTCTTCGCCGAGGCCGCGGTGCTGACGGCGCACGACCCGAACCGCTCCCTCCAACCGCGCCGCGAGGGCCGGCCCGCCCGCGCCTTTCCCGGACTGCGCGAGGCGCTGGGGCTGCGTGACGGCGACGGCGCGGGGCTGCGCATCCTCACCGGGCCGAGCGCCTCGCCCACGCTGCGGCGGCTGGCGGAGGCGGCGGTGGCGGCCTGGCCCGGCGCGCGCTGGCACGTCCACGACCCGCTGCGCGACGCGGGCGCGGCGGAGGGGATGCGTCTCGCCTTCGGGCAGGGGGCGGTGCCGCTCTATGACCTGGCCCGGGCGCGCTGCGTGCTGAGCCTCGGCGCCGATGTGCTGGGCGAGGGCCCGGCCCAGATCCGCCACGCGCGCGACTGGTCCCGCGCCCGCGCCGAGGGCCGCGCGGCGGGCCGGCTGCCCACGCTGATCGCGGTGGAATCCACTCCCGGCCTGACGGGTGCCAAGGCGGATCGCCGCCTCGCCCTGCGCCCGGCCGAGGTGGAGCCCTTCGCCCGCGCCGTCGCGGCGTCCCTGGGGGTGACGCTTGCGGCCCCACCGCCTGCGCACCCGGAGGCCGCTGCCATCGCCGCCGCGCTGCGCCGTGCCGGGCCGGAGGCGCTGGTCGCCGCCGGGCGCGGCCAGCCGGCGGTGGTGCATGCGCTGGCGGCGGCGATGAACGCGGCGCTGGGGTCGCAGGCGGTGCGGTACGTGGCGCCGATCCTGCCGGAGGCGCCGGGAATCGCGCCGCTGCTGGAGGAGATGGCGGCGGGCGAGGTGCGGCACCTGCTGCTGGTCGGGGTGAACCCCGCCTACGACACGCCCGGCTTCGCCGCCGCCCTGGCGCGGGTGCCGGCCAGCCTGCACGCGGGTCTCTACGTGGACGAGACGGCGCTGCTCGCCGCCTGGCACCTGCCGCTGGCGCATGCGCTGGAAGCCTGGGGCGACGCGCGCGCCTTCGACGGCACCGCCGCGATCCGCCAGCCCGCCACCCTGCCGATGCGCCCGGAGATGCGGTCGGCGGAGGCGATCCTGGCCGATCTTGCGGGGCTGCCGGGGGATGGCCGCGCGACAGTGCAGGAGACATGGCGCGCCGCCTGGGGCGAGGCGGGCTTCGAGGAACGCTGGAACGCAGCGCTGGAAGCCGGGGTGATCGAGGGCACCGCCGCACCCGCGCTGGAGGTCGCGCCGCGCCCCGGCTGGGACCCCGGCCCCTCCCCCGCCCCGCCGCCCGGGATGGCGGCGGTCTTCGTGCCGGACCCCGGCGCCGGGGACGGCAGCGGCGCGGACAATGCCTGGCTCCAGGAGCTGCCGCGCCCGCTGACCAAGCTGGCCTGGGGGAATGCCGCGCTGCTCTCCCCCGCCACGGCCGAGGCGCTGGGGCTGCGCGCGGGGGACGAGGTGGAGATCGCGCTCGACGGCCGCAGCGTGACCGCGCCCGTCTGGCCCACGCCCGGCCATGCGCCGGACACGGTGACGCTGCCGCTTGGCCAGGGCCGCCCCACCGCGCCGGGGGCGGAGGCGGGAACCGGCTTCGACGCCTATCGCCTGCGCGGGCCGACACCCCGCTGGGTGGCGCATGGCGTGACCCTGCGCCCGACCGGTGAGCGGCGGCGCGTCATCGCCACCCAGTCGCACCACACGCTGGACCATCCCGGCGCGGTCCGCACCGTCAATCCCGGCGGCACGGTGCCGGCGCCGCCCGAGGCGCCGTCGCTCTACCCGGGATGGGAGTACCGCGAGACCGCCTGGGGCATGGCGATCGACCTCGATTCCTGCATCGGCTGCAACGCCTGCGTCCTCGCCTGCCAGGCGGAGAACAACATCCCCGTGGTCGGGCCGGAGGAGGTGGCGCGGGGCCGCGAGATGCACTGGCTGCGCATCGACCGCTACCACGCCGGCCCCGCCGAGGCGCCGGAGACTCATTTCCAGCCCGTCCCCTGCATGCATTGCGAGAAGGCGCCCTGCGAGCCGGCCTGCCCGGTCAACGCCACCGTCCACGACAGCGACGGGCTGAACGTCATGGTCTATGCGCGCTGCATCGGCACGCGCACCTGCTCGAACAACTGTCCCTACAAGGTGCGGCGCTTCAACTGGGTGGAGTATGCCCGCCAGCCCGGCGCCGCCCCGGTGCGCGCGCCCGACGTGCCCCGCCGCGTGCGCGGGGTGATGGAGAAGTGCACCTATTGCAGCCACCGCATCGCGAACGCCCGCGGCGCCGCGAGCGCGGAGGGCCGCCCGCTGCGCGGCGAGGAGGTGACGACCGCCTGCCAGCAGGCCTGCCCGACCCAGGCCATCGCCTTCGGCGACCTGAACGACCCCGGCAGCGCCGTGGCCCGCGCGCGGCGCGAGGGGCGGCACTACGCCATGCTCGACCAGCTCGCGCTGCGGCCGCGCACCACCTACCTCGCCCGCGTCATGCCGCCGGAGGACGGCGCATGA
- a CDS encoding c-type cytochrome, which yields MTHRHPLAGALLLLLAGCDGWTPDDPPPPPRPLPEGIRLQGSTAQLAALAPPGPPDDAALRARGAERYAIYCTPCHGVSGTGDGPAVARGFPRPPDIRGAAAERSMAAVAENRGTAHPLADRLPPRDRWAVARFVAALPGAAP from the coding sequence ATGACCCACCGCCACCCGCTTGCCGGCGCGCTGCTCCTGCTGCTGGCGGGCTGCGACGGCTGGACGCCGGACGACCCGCCCCCGCCCCCGCGCCCCCTGCCGGAGGGCATCCGCCTTCAGGGCAGCACGGCGCAGCTCGCCGCCCTCGCCCCGCCCGGCCCGCCGGACGACGCCGCGCTGCGCGCACGCGGGGCGGAGCGCTACGCGATCTACTGCACCCCCTGCCACGGCGTCTCCGGCACCGGCGACGGGCCCGCGGTGGCGCGCGGCTTCCCCCGCCCGCCGGACATCCGCGGCGCGGCGGCGGAGCGCAGCATGGCGGCGGTGGCGGAGAACCGCGGCACCGCCCACCCCCTCGCCGACCGCCTGCCGCCGCGCGACCGCTGGGCGGTGGCGCGCTTCGTCGCCGCCCTGCCGGGCGCGGCGCCGTGA
- a CDS encoding hydrogenase: MSGAPRDTRPLDTRPVADIPLHPDFGWRWRASVATAVLATLLLAYATAQLVLVGVGVWGTNIPYVWGFDLINYVWWIGIANAASLVAAVLVLRNHGLRTAANRFAEAAALGAVLCAALYPILHIGRPWLFYWVFPYPAATQVWPQFRSPLIWDLWGIMSHVVVTSLFWYIGLIPDLATLRDRARRLWVARFYGTVALGWRNSVRHWARHQSAYRLAAGLVLPLLVIAQSAVALEFATLIVPAWHEARMTLHLLVTGLPSGMGTVLALAVLLRWSLRLERFIDAADMRLLCGLLAAAGVAAGMIYLDGALFLLQQEETTRAAILTRMTGAYAPAYWGAVALTALLPQLLWWRAVQGREWAVLAIGLGASAGVWLDRVSIVVGGLQRDFLDLGRPLYAPTGQEWVLLLGTLGLFALVLLVFARTVPVVSLYETRHEESEAEREEAMR; this comes from the coding sequence ATGAGCGGCGCCCCGCGCGACACCCGCCCCCTCGATACCCGCCCCGTCGCCGACATCCCGCTGCACCCGGATTTCGGCTGGCGCTGGCGGGCCTCCGTCGCGACCGCGGTGCTGGCGACGCTGCTGCTGGCCTATGCGACGGCGCAGCTCGTGCTGGTCGGCGTCGGCGTCTGGGGGACCAACATCCCCTATGTCTGGGGCTTCGACCTCATCAACTACGTCTGGTGGATCGGCATCGCCAATGCCGCCAGCCTGGTCGCGGCCGTGCTGGTGCTGCGCAACCACGGCCTGCGCACCGCCGCCAACCGCTTCGCCGAGGCCGCGGCGCTGGGCGCCGTGCTCTGCGCCGCCCTGTACCCCATCCTGCACATCGGCCGCCCCTGGCTGTTCTACTGGGTCTTCCCCTACCCCGCCGCGACCCAGGTCTGGCCGCAGTTCCGCTCGCCGCTGATCTGGGATCTGTGGGGCATCATGTCGCACGTCGTGGTGACGTCGCTATTCTGGTACATCGGGCTGATCCCCGACCTCGCCACGCTGCGCGACCGCGCGCGCCGGCTGTGGGTCGCGCGCTTCTACGGCACGGTCGCGCTCGGCTGGCGCAACTCCGTGCGGCACTGGGCGCGGCACCAGTCGGCCTATCGCCTCGCCGCCGGGCTGGTGCTGCCGCTGCTGGTGATCGCGCAGAGCGCCGTGGCGCTGGAATTCGCGACCCTGATCGTCCCGGCCTGGCACGAGGCGCGGATGACGCTGCACCTCCTCGTCACCGGCCTGCCCTCCGGCATGGGGACCGTGCTGGCGCTGGCCGTGCTGCTGCGCTGGTCGCTGCGGCTGGAGCGCTTCATCGACGCGGCGGACATGCGGCTGCTCTGCGGCCTGCTCGCCGCGGCCGGGGTGGCGGCCGGCATGATCTACCTCGATGGCGCCCTGTTCCTCCTGCAACAGGAGGAGACGACGCGCGCCGCCATCCTCACCCGCATGACCGGCGCCTATGCCCCCGCCTACTGGGGTGCCGTCGCGCTGACCGCGCTGCTGCCGCAGCTCCTGTGGTGGCGGGCGGTGCAGGGGCGGGAATGGGCGGTGCTGGCGATCGGCCTGGGCGCCTCGGCGGGGGTCTGGCTCGACCGCGTCTCCATCGTCGTCGGCGGGCTGCAGCGCGACTTCCTCGACCTCGGCCGCCCGCTCTACGCCCCCACCGGCCAGGAATGGGTCCTGCTGCTCGGCACGCTCGGCCTCTTCGCCCTGGTGCTGCTGGTCTTCGCCCGCACCGTGCCCGTCGTGTCCCTGTACGAGACCCGTCACGAGGAGAGCGAGGCCGAGCGCGAGGAGGCGATGCGGTGA